A genomic window from Agrobacterium tumefaciens includes:
- the glgX gene encoding glycogen debranching protein GlgX, with product MQNPPVFPKGAIQTENGTEFTVYSRHASQIDLCLFDAAGEKETARLPMKRGEDDIHRLTVTDTGSGTRYGYRAHGIYAPEHGLWFDPSKLLLDPYATEIDRPFRHDPALYAFGEDTGGIMPKAILSQYQPPKRQAPLFAEGGLIYELAVKSFSTLHPEVPENIRGTVAALAHPAIIAHLKKIGVDAVELMPITAWIDERHLPPLGLSNAWGYNPVGFMALDPRLCPGGVRELRDTVAALHAEGIGVILDLVFNHTGESDIEGSVLSLRGLDNLTAFRHPPGEPGVLINDTGTGNTVACDHPYVRQLIIDALRHFVVNAGVDGFRFDLAPVLGRTANGFDMASETLDAMHSDAVLHDRVLIAEPWDIGPGGYQLGNFPESFLEWNDRARDDMRRFWRGDAGTTGALADALSGSSPIFSRHGRSRSRSVNFLAAHDGFTLFDLVSHEHKHNEKNGENNRDGHNENHSWNNGVEGPSDDPAIVAARLADVKALLSTLFVSRGALMLTAGDEGGRSQQGNNNAYCQDNEINWVDWSSLSPELIDHTAFLSALRKRFSVFSQTAFFSGKDDVAWLAPGGEPMTVSDWERPDGPAFAMVLSTSDHERGNEVELAVLINRSREIVPFTLPGNGWRAIGTDFGNPAFLPARSVVFYLRG from the coding sequence ATGCAGAACCCACCCGTTTTCCCCAAAGGCGCAATCCAGACGGAAAACGGAACGGAATTCACGGTCTATTCCCGGCACGCTTCCCAGATCGATCTTTGCCTTTTCGATGCAGCCGGTGAAAAGGAGACCGCCCGTCTGCCAATGAAGCGCGGAGAGGATGATATTCACCGTTTGACGGTGACGGACACCGGTTCCGGCACGCGATACGGTTACCGCGCCCACGGAATTTACGCCCCCGAACACGGCCTGTGGTTCGATCCATCAAAACTACTGCTCGACCCCTATGCCACGGAGATCGACCGCCCCTTCCGGCACGATCCGGCGCTATACGCTTTTGGCGAAGACACGGGCGGCATCATGCCCAAGGCGATCCTTTCACAATACCAACCGCCCAAACGCCAAGCGCCGCTTTTTGCCGAAGGCGGGCTGATTTACGAACTTGCGGTCAAATCCTTCAGCACATTGCATCCCGAGGTGCCGGAAAACATAAGGGGCACCGTCGCGGCGCTGGCTCATCCCGCCATCATCGCGCACCTGAAAAAAATCGGCGTGGATGCCGTGGAACTGATGCCGATCACTGCCTGGATCGACGAGCGGCACCTGCCGCCGCTCGGCCTTTCCAATGCCTGGGGCTACAACCCGGTCGGCTTCATGGCGCTCGATCCGCGCCTCTGCCCCGGCGGCGTGCGGGAATTACGCGATACGGTAGCCGCGCTGCATGCGGAAGGTATAGGCGTCATTCTCGATCTGGTCTTCAACCATACCGGTGAGAGCGACATTGAAGGGTCGGTTTTGTCGTTGCGTGGCCTCGACAATCTCACCGCCTTCCGACACCCGCCCGGAGAACCGGGCGTGCTCATTAATGATACCGGCACCGGCAATACGGTCGCGTGCGATCATCCCTATGTGCGCCAGCTCATCATCGATGCGCTCAGGCATTTTGTCGTGAATGCTGGTGTGGACGGCTTCCGTTTCGATCTGGCACCCGTGCTCGGTCGAACGGCCAATGGCTTCGATATGGCCAGCGAAACGCTTGATGCCATGCATTCGGACGCAGTGCTTCACGACCGTGTGCTGATCGCCGAACCATGGGATATCGGCCCCGGCGGTTACCAGCTCGGCAATTTCCCCGAAAGCTTTCTGGAATGGAACGACCGTGCCCGTGACGATATGCGCCGGTTCTGGCGCGGTGATGCGGGAACCACCGGGGCGCTCGCCGATGCACTATCCGGTTCGTCGCCGATCTTTTCACGCCATGGCCGCTCAAGAAGCCGCAGCGTCAATTTCCTTGCCGCCCATGACGGCTTCACGCTGTTCGATCTCGTCAGCCACGAACACAAGCACAATGAAAAAAACGGCGAGAACAATCGCGACGGCCACAATGAAAACCATTCCTGGAACAATGGCGTAGAAGGCCCAAGCGATGATCCCGCCATTGTCGCTGCGCGCCTTGCTGATGTGAAGGCGCTGCTTTCCACGCTTTTCGTCAGCCGCGGCGCATTGATGCTCACCGCTGGCGATGAGGGTGGCCGCAGCCAGCAGGGCAACAACAACGCCTATTGTCAGGACAATGAGATCAACTGGGTCGACTGGTCATCGCTTTCCCCGGAACTGATCGATCACACCGCGTTTCTTTCCGCACTGCGCAAACGCTTCAGCGTCTTTTCGCAAACCGCATTTTTCTCCGGCAAGGACGATGTGGCGTGGCTTGCTCCCGGCGGCGAACCCATGACGGTTTCGGACTGGGAAAGACCGGACGGACCGGCCTTCGCCATGGTACTTTCCACCTCCGATCACGAGAGGGGAAACGAGGTCGAACTCGCGGTGCTCATCAACCGCAGCCGCGAGATTGTGCCCTTTACCTTGCCCGGCAATGGCTGGAGAGCTATCGGCACGGATTTCGGTAATCCCGCTTTCCTGCCTGCCCGTTCGGTGGTGTTTTATCTGCGCGGTTGA
- a CDS encoding alpha-D-glucose phosphate-specific phosphoglucomutase, which produces MIKTIKTKPYQDQKPGTSGLRKKVPVFAQENYAENFIQSIFDALEGFQGQTLVIGGDGRYYNREVIQKAIKMAAAAGFGKVLVGQGGILSTPAASNIIRKYKAFGGIVLSASHNPGGPNEDFGIKYNIGNGGPAPEKITNAIYARSKVIDSYKISDAADIDLDKVGSFKVDELTVEVIDPVTDYAALMEELFDFDAIRALIAGGFKVVVDSMSAVTGPYAVDIIEKRLGAPKGSVRNATPLPDFGGHHPDPNLVHAKELYDDVMSPQGPDFGAASDGDGDRNMVVGKGMFVTPSDSLAIIAANAKLAPGYAAGISGIARSMPTSAAADRVAEKLGLGMYETPTGWKFFGNLMDAGKVTICGEESFGTGSNHVREKDGLWAVLFWLNIVAARKESVKDIVTRHWAEYGRNYYSRHDYEEVDSDAANTLVATLREKLATLPGTSYGNLKVAAADDFAYHDPVDQSVSKNQGIRILFEGGSRIVLRLSGTGTAGATLRLYVERYEADAARHGIETQEALADLIAVADTIAGIKAHTGRNEPSVIT; this is translated from the coding sequence ATGATCAAGACTATCAAGACCAAGCCCTATCAGGACCAGAAGCCGGGCACTTCCGGCCTGCGCAAGAAGGTGCCAGTCTTCGCCCAGGAAAATTACGCCGAGAATTTCATCCAGTCGATCTTCGACGCGCTTGAAGGTTTTCAGGGCCAGACGCTGGTGATCGGCGGCGACGGCCGTTATTACAACCGGGAAGTTATCCAGAAGGCGATCAAGATGGCCGCCGCTGCCGGTTTCGGCAAGGTTCTAGTCGGCCAGGGCGGCATTCTTTCCACGCCGGCCGCCTCCAACATTATCCGCAAATACAAGGCCTTTGGCGGCATCGTTCTTTCCGCCAGCCACAATCCCGGCGGCCCGAACGAAGATTTCGGCATCAAATACAATATCGGCAATGGCGGCCCGGCACCGGAAAAGATCACCAACGCGATCTATGCCCGTTCCAAGGTCATCGATAGCTACAAGATTTCCGATGCCGCCGATATCGATCTCGACAAGGTGGGCAGCTTCAAAGTCGATGAGCTGACGGTGGAGGTGATCGATCCGGTCACCGATTACGCCGCCCTGATGGAAGAGCTCTTCGATTTCGATGCGATCCGTGCGCTGATTGCCGGCGGCTTCAAGGTCGTGGTCGATTCCATGAGCGCCGTTACCGGCCCTTATGCCGTGGACATCATCGAAAAGCGCCTCGGCGCGCCAAAAGGCTCTGTCCGCAACGCAACGCCGCTGCCGGATTTCGGCGGCCACCATCCAGACCCCAACCTTGTCCACGCCAAGGAGCTTTATGACGATGTCATGAGCCCGCAGGGACCGGATTTCGGTGCGGCTTCCGATGGCGATGGCGACCGCAACATGGTTGTCGGCAAGGGCATGTTCGTCACCCCCTCCGACAGCCTCGCCATCATCGCGGCCAATGCCAAACTGGCGCCCGGTTATGCCGCCGGCATTTCCGGCATTGCCCGCTCCATGCCGACCAGTGCCGCAGCGGACCGTGTCGCCGAAAAGCTCGGGCTTGGCATGTATGAGACGCCGACCGGCTGGAAATTCTTCGGCAACCTCATGGACGCCGGTAAGGTAACGATCTGTGGCGAGGAAAGTTTTGGCACCGGCTCCAACCATGTGCGTGAAAAGGATGGCCTCTGGGCCGTGCTGTTCTGGCTGAACATCGTCGCCGCCCGCAAGGAAAGCGTAAAAGACATCGTCACCAGGCACTGGGCCGAATATGGCCGCAACTATTATTCCCGCCATGACTATGAAGAAGTTGATTCAGACGCCGCTAACACGCTGGTCGCCACGCTGCGCGAAAAACTCGCCACACTTCCCGGCACCAGCTACGGCAATCTGAAGGTCGCGGCTGCGGATGATTTTGCCTATCACGATCCTGTCGATCAGTCGGTGAGCAAAAATCAGGGCATCCGCATCCTGTTCGAGGGCGGTTCGCGCATCGTGCTGCGCCTTTCCGGCACCGGCACGGCAGGCGCGACGCTGAGGCTTTACGTTGAGCGTTACGAGGCGGATGCGGCCCGCCACGGCATAGAAACCCAGGAGGCGCTGGCCGACCTGATTGCCGTTGCCGATACGATCGCCGGTATCAAGGCCCATACCGGCCGCAACGAACCGAGCGTTATTACGTGA
- the glgA gene encoding glycogen synthase GlgA: MNVLSVSSEIYPLIKTGGLADVVGALPIALEAHGVRTRTLIPGYPAVKAAVTDPVKCFEFSDLLGEKAEVLEVRHEGLDLLILDAPAYYERSGGPYLNQAGKDYPDNWKRFAALSLAAARIAAGVLPGWRPDMVHAHDWQAAMTPVYMRYAETPEIPSLLTIHNIAFQGQFGANIFSRLALPAHAFGMEGIEYYNDVSFLKGGLQTATALSTVSPSYAEEILTPQFGMGLEGVISSRAHVLHGIVNGIDADVWNPATDHLIHDNYSAANLKNRALNKKAVAEHFRIDDDDSPLFCIISRLTWQKGIDLMAEAVDEIVALGGRLVVLGAGEVALEGALLAAASRHHGRVGVAIGYNEPLSHLMQAGCDAIIIPSRFEPCGLTQLYALRYGCIPVVARTGGLADTVIDANHAALASKAATGVQFSPVTLDGLKQAIRRTVRYYHDPKLWTQMQKLGMKSDVSWEKSAGLYAALYSQLISKGH; encoded by the coding sequence ATGAATGTCCTTTCGGTTTCATCCGAAATCTATCCCCTGATCAAGACCGGAGGGCTCGCCGACGTTGTCGGCGCGCTGCCCATCGCGCTCGAAGCCCATGGCGTCAGAACGCGAACATTGATACCCGGCTATCCGGCGGTGAAAGCCGCCGTGACGGACCCCGTCAAGTGTTTCGAATTTTCCGATCTGCTCGGTGAAAAAGCCGAGGTGCTCGAGGTGCGGCACGAGGGGTTGGATCTCCTCATTCTCGATGCACCCGCTTATTACGAACGGTCCGGCGGCCCTTATCTCAATCAGGCCGGCAAGGATTATCCTGATAATTGGAAACGTTTTGCGGCGTTGTCGCTGGCGGCGGCCCGTATTGCCGCCGGTGTGCTTCCCGGCTGGCGGCCGGATATGGTGCACGCCCATGACTGGCAGGCCGCCATGACGCCGGTCTATATGCGTTATGCCGAAACGCCTGAGATTCCGAGCCTTCTCACCATCCACAACATCGCCTTCCAGGGCCAGTTCGGCGCCAACATCTTCAGCCGCCTGGCACTACCTGCCCATGCCTTCGGCATGGAGGGCATCGAATATTATAATGATGTCAGTTTCCTCAAGGGCGGCCTGCAGACGGCGACGGCGCTCAGCACCGTCAGCCCCTCTTACGCCGAGGAAATCCTGACCCCGCAATTCGGCATGGGGCTGGAGGGAGTGATCAGCAGCCGCGCCCATGTGCTGCACGGCATCGTCAACGGCATCGACGCCGATGTCTGGAACCCGGCCACCGACCATCTGATCCACGACAATTATTCCGCCGCCAACCTCAAGAACCGCGCGCTGAACAAGAAGGCGGTCGCTGAGCATTTCCGCATCGATGATGACGACAGCCCGCTTTTCTGCATCATTTCCCGCCTCACCTGGCAGAAGGGCATCGACCTCATGGCGGAAGCCGTGGACGAGATCGTTGCCCTCGGCGGTCGTCTCGTCGTGCTCGGCGCGGGCGAAGTGGCGCTGGAAGGCGCGCTTCTGGCGGCCGCATCCCGCCACCACGGCCGTGTCGGCGTTGCCATCGGTTATAACGAACCCCTGTCGCATCTGATGCAGGCGGGCTGCGATGCAATCATCATTCCCTCGCGCTTCGAACCCTGCGGCCTCACGCAGCTTTACGCACTGCGTTACGGCTGTATTCCGGTGGTTGCCCGCACCGGCGGCCTTGCCGACACCGTGATCGACGCCAATCACGCCGCCCTTGCCAGCAAGGCAGCGACCGGCGTGCAATTTTCCCCCGTCACGCTCGATGGTCTCAAACAGGCGATCCGCCGGACCGTGCGTTATTACCACGACCCGAAACTATGGACACAAATGCAGAAACTCGGAATGAAATCCGATGTTTCCTGGGAAAAAAGCGCCGGTCTTTACGCCGCGCTTTACAGCCAGCTTATTTCGAAAGGCCATTAA
- the glgC gene encoding glucose-1-phosphate adenylyltransferase, translating to MSEKRVQPLARDAMAYVLAGGRGSRLKELTDRRAKPAVYFGGKARIIDFALSNALNSGIRRIGVATQYKAHSLIRHLQRGWDFFRPERNESFDILPASQRVSETQWYEGTADAVYQNIDIIEPYAPEYMVILAGDHIYKMDYEYMLQQHVDSGADVTIGCLEVPRMEATGFGVMHVNEKDEIIDFIEKPADPPGIPGNEGFALASMGIYVFHTKFLMEALRRDAADPTSSRDFGKDIIPYIVKHGKAVAHRFADSCVRSDFEHGPYWRDVGTIDAYWQANIDLTDVVPDLDIYDKSWPIWTYAEITPPAKFVHDDEDRRGSAVSSVVSGDCIISGAALTRSLLFTGVRANSYSRLENAVVLPSVKIGRHAQLSNVVIDHGVVIPEGLIVGEDPELDAKRFRRTENGICLITQSMIDKLDL from the coding sequence ATGTCGGAAAAAAGAGTTCAGCCACTGGCGCGTGATGCAATGGCCTATGTCCTCGCAGGCGGCAGAGGAAGCCGCCTGAAGGAGCTGACGGACCGCCGGGCAAAACCCGCCGTTTATTTCGGCGGCAAGGCGCGCATCATCGATTTTGCGCTCTCCAACGCGCTCAATTCCGGCATTCGCCGCATCGGCGTCGCCACGCAATACAAGGCGCATTCGCTCATCCGCCACCTGCAGCGCGGCTGGGACTTTTTCCGCCCCGAACGTAATGAAAGCTTCGACATTCTGCCGGCCTCGCAGCGCGTGTCCGAAACGCAATGGTATGAAGGCACCGCCGACGCCGTCTACCAGAACATCGACATCATCGAGCCCTATGCGCCGGAATATATGGTCATTCTCGCCGGCGATCACATTTACAAGATGGATTACGAATACATGCTGCAGCAGCATGTCGATTCCGGTGCGGATGTGACGATCGGCTGCCTTGAAGTACCGCGCATGGAAGCGACCGGCTTCGGTGTCATGCATGTGAACGAAAAAGACGAGATCATCGACTTCATCGAAAAACCGGCCGATCCGCCCGGCATTCCCGGTAATGAGGGCTTCGCGCTCGCCTCGATGGGCATTTATGTCTTCCACACCAAATTCCTGATGGAAGCGCTGCGCCGCGATGCCGCCGACCCGACCTCCAGCCGCGATTTCGGCAAGGACATCATTCCCTATATCGTCAAGCACGGCAAAGCCGTCGCCCATCGCTTCGCGGATTCCTGCGTGCGCTCGGATTTCGAACACGGGCCGTACTGGCGCGATGTCGGCACCATCGATGCCTATTGGCAGGCCAATATCGACCTGACGGATGTGGTGCCCGACCTCGATATCTACGACAAATCCTGGCCGATCTGGACTTACGCGGAAATCACCCCGCCGGCGAAATTCGTGCATGATGACGAGGATCGTCGCGGTTCGGCCGTGTCGTCGGTCGTCTCGGGCGATTGCATTATTTCCGGTGCGGCCCTCACGCGCAGCCTTCTGTTCACAGGCGTGCGCGCCAATTCATACTCCCGCCTTGAGAATGCCGTAGTACTGCCGAGTGTGAAGATCGGGCGTCATGCCCAGCTCAGCAATGTCGTCATCGACCATGGCGTGGTCATTCCGGAAGGACTGATTGTAGGAGAAGACCCAGAACTGGATGCCAAACGTTTCCGCCGCACTGAAAATGGCATTTGCCTTATCACCCAATCGATGATCGACAAGCTGGACCTGTAG
- the glgB gene encoding 1,4-alpha-glucan branching protein GlgB: MKKPLNSAEEKKTGEITKAEIEAIKSGLHSNPFALLGVHEAPEGFSARCFIPGAEEVSVLTLDGNFIGELKRLDPEGFFEGPVELASRQPVRYRAGRDDAEWAVTDPYSFGPVLGPMDDYFVREGSHLRLFDRMGAHPLKLEGVEGFHFAVWAPNARRVSVVGDFNNWDGRRHVMRFRKDTGIWEIFAPDVYAGCAYKFEILGANGELLPLKADPYARRGELRPKNASVTAPELAQKWEDQAHREHWAQVDQRRQPISIYEVHAGSWQRREDGTFLSWDELAAQLIPYCTDMGFTHIEFLPITEHPYDPSWGYQTTGLYAPTARFGDPEGFARFVNGAHKVGIGVILDWVPAHFPTDEHGLRWFDGTALYEHADPRQGFHPDWNTAIYNFGRVEVMSYLINNALYWAEKFHLDGLRVDAVASMLYLDYSRKEGEWIPNEYGGRENLESVRFLQKMNSLVYGTHPGVMTIAEESTSWPKVSQPVHEGGLGFGFKWNMGFMHDTLSYFSREPVHRKFHHQELTFGLLYAFTENFVLPLSHDEVVHGKGSLIAKMSGDDWQKFANLRSYYGFMWGYPGKKLLFMGQEFAQWSEWSEKGALDWNLRQYPMHEGMRRLVRDLNLTYRSKPALHARDCEPEGFRWLVVEDHDNSVFAWLRMAPGEKPVAVICNLTPVYRESYYVPLPQAGRWREILNTDAEIYGGSGKGNGGRVQAVDAGGEIGAMLVLPPLATIMLEPEN; the protein is encoded by the coding sequence ATGAAAAAACCGCTCAATTCGGCCGAAGAGAAAAAGACTGGCGAAATCACGAAGGCTGAAATCGAGGCGATCAAGAGCGGTTTGCACTCCAACCCCTTTGCCCTTCTCGGCGTTCATGAAGCGCCGGAAGGGTTTTCCGCCCGCTGTTTCATCCCGGGCGCCGAAGAAGTGTCCGTCCTGACATTGGACGGAAATTTCATCGGCGAACTAAAGCGGCTCGATCCGGAAGGCTTTTTCGAAGGTCCGGTCGAGCTTGCATCGCGCCAGCCGGTGCGTTACCGCGCCGGCCGCGACGATGCAGAATGGGCGGTGACCGACCCTTACAGCTTCGGCCCGGTTCTTGGACCGATGGACGATTATTTCGTCCGCGAGGGGTCGCATCTGCGGCTCTTCGACAGGATGGGCGCACATCCTCTGAAGCTTGAGGGCGTCGAGGGTTTCCACTTTGCCGTCTGGGCACCCAATGCACGGCGCGTTTCTGTGGTCGGCGATTTCAACAATTGGGATGGACGCCGGCATGTCATGCGTTTCCGCAAGGATACCGGCATCTGGGAAATCTTCGCGCCTGACGTCTATGCCGGCTGCGCCTATAAATTCGAAATCCTCGGCGCCAATGGCGAGCTTCTGCCGCTGAAGGCCGATCCCTATGCGCGACGCGGCGAGTTGCGGCCGAAAAACGCCTCCGTCACCGCGCCGGAACTGGCTCAGAAATGGGAAGACCAGGCTCACCGCGAACATTGGGCGCAGGTGGACCAGCGCCGCCAGCCGATCAGCATTTACGAGGTGCACGCCGGCTCCTGGCAGCGCCGCGAGGACGGCACGTTCCTCAGCTGGGATGAACTGGCCGCCCAGCTCATTCCTTACTGCACGGATATGGGCTTCACCCATATCGAGTTCCTGCCGATTACCGAACATCCCTATGACCCCTCATGGGGTTACCAGACGACCGGTCTTTATGCCCCGACCGCCCGCTTCGGCGATCCGGAAGGCTTTGCGCGTTTCGTCAACGGCGCTCACAAGGTCGGCATCGGGGTGATCCTCGACTGGGTTCCGGCGCATTTTCCAACCGACGAGCACGGCCTGCGCTGGTTCGACGGCACCGCGCTTTACGAACATGCCGATCCACGTCAGGGTTTTCATCCCGACTGGAACACGGCAATCTATAATTTCGGCCGTGTTGAGGTGATGTCCTACCTCATCAACAATGCGCTTTACTGGGCCGAGAAATTCCATCTCGACGGCCTGCGCGTCGATGCGGTCGCCTCGATGCTTTATCTCGATTATTCCCGCAAGGAAGGCGAGTGGATCCCCAACGAATATGGCGGACGCGAAAATCTCGAATCCGTCCGCTTCCTGCAGAAGATGAATTCTCTCGTTTATGGCACCCATCCCGGCGTCATGACCATTGCGGAGGAGTCCACCTCCTGGCCGAAAGTTTCCCAGCCCGTTCATGAAGGCGGTCTCGGTTTCGGCTTCAAATGGAACATGGGCTTCATGCACGACACGCTGAGCTATTTCTCGCGTGAGCCGGTGCATCGCAAGTTCCACCATCAGGAACTGACCTTCGGTCTGCTTTACGCCTTCACCGAGAATTTCGTGTTGCCGCTTTCTCATGACGAAGTGGTGCACGGCAAGGGATCGCTGATCGCCAAGATGTCCGGCGACGACTGGCAGAAATTCGCCAACTTGCGATCCTATTACGGTTTCATGTGGGGTTATCCCGGCAAGAAGCTTCTGTTCATGGGCCAGGAGTTCGCCCAATGGAGCGAATGGAGCGAAAAGGGCGCTCTCGACTGGAACCTGCGCCAATATCCGATGCATGAGGGCATGCGCCGCCTCGTGCGCGATCTTAACCTCACCTATCGTTCAAAACCCGCTTTGCACGCCCGCGACTGCGAGCCGGAAGGTTTCCGCTGGCTGGTGGTCGAGGACCACGACAATTCCGTCTTTGCCTGGTTGCGCATGGCGCCTGGTGAAAAACCGGTGGCAGTCATCTGCAATCTCACCCCGGTCTACCGGGAAAGTTATTATGTGCCGCTGCCCCAGGCGGGGCGGTGGCGGGAGATTCTCAACACCGACGCCGAAATCTATGGCGGCAGCGGCAAGGGAAATGGCGGACGCGTTCAGGCGGTCGATGCCGGCGGAGAAATCGGGGCGATGCTCGTCCTGCCGCCGCTCGCGACGATCATGCTTGAGCCGGAAAACTGA
- a CDS encoding glycogen/starch/alpha-glucan phosphorylase → MINNLNAADLPRPAPRSSNPEIMAAEIIERLTYRIGKDVKVAKPHDWLTATILVVRDRIIDKWMESTRKAYANNSKRVYYLSLEFLIGRLMRDAISNIGLMHEIRDALSSLGVDLDVIAGLEPDAALGNGGLGRLAACFMESMATVDIPAYGYGIRYVHGLFRQQMADGWQVELPETWLAHGNPWEFERRESSYEVGFGGSVETIGGYEDPQRFVWKPAERVIAMAYDTPVVGWRGTRVNTLRLWSAQPIDPILLAAFNAGDHIGALRESNKAESLTRVLYPADATPAGQELRLRQEFFFSSASLQDILRRHLQQYPDFTSLPDKVSIQLNDTHPAISICEMMRLLCDVHGLEFDEAWKITQGTFSYTNHTLLPEALESWPVPLLERLLPRHMQIVYAINANTLVYARKEKKMADQQIRSISLIDEGGERRVRMGNLAFIGSHSINGVSALHTELMKETVFADLHGLYPERINNKTNGITPRRWLMQCNPGLTGLVREAIGDDFLDDAEKLTALDRFADDAGFREKFAEVKRLNKVRLANTVAQRMGIRVDPSAMFDIQIKRIHEYKRQLLNLIETVALYDQIRSHPELEWVPRVKFFAGKAAPSYHNAKLIIKLANDIARVINNDPAVRGLLKVVFIPNYNVSLAEIMVPAADLSEQISTAGMEASGTGNMKFALNGALTIGTLDGANVEMLEHVGSDNIVIFGMTAEEVANARAEGHNPRAIIEQSTELSQALSSIASGVFSPDDRSRFAGLIDGIYNSDWFMVAADFDAYADAQRKVDAIWSDQDSWNTKTVRNTARMGWFSSDRTIRQYATEIWRA, encoded by the coding sequence ATGATCAATAATCTCAACGCCGCCGATCTTCCCCGCCCCGCCCCGCGCAGTTCCAATCCGGAAATCATGGCGGCGGAAATCATCGAGCGACTGACTTACCGTATCGGCAAGGACGTCAAGGTAGCCAAGCCGCATGACTGGCTGACCGCAACCATTCTCGTCGTTCGCGACCGCATCATCGACAAATGGATGGAATCCACCCGCAAGGCCTATGCCAACAATTCCAAGCGCGTTTATTATCTGTCGCTGGAGTTCCTGATTGGCCGCCTCATGCGCGACGCCATTTCCAATATCGGCCTCATGCACGAAATCCGCGATGCGCTGTCCTCGCTCGGTGTCGACCTCGACGTCATTGCCGGGCTGGAGCCGGATGCCGCGCTCGGCAATGGCGGCCTTGGCCGTCTCGCCGCCTGCTTCATGGAATCCATGGCGACTGTCGATATTCCCGCCTATGGCTACGGCATTCGTTACGTGCACGGCCTCTTTCGCCAGCAGATGGCGGATGGCTGGCAGGTGGAACTGCCGGAGACCTGGCTGGCGCACGGCAACCCCTGGGAATTCGAACGCCGCGAAAGCTCCTATGAGGTCGGCTTCGGCGGATCGGTGGAAACCATCGGCGGCTATGAAGACCCGCAGCGTTTCGTCTGGAAGCCGGCCGAACGCGTCATCGCCATGGCTTATGACACGCCGGTCGTCGGCTGGCGCGGCACCCGCGTCAACACGCTGCGCCTGTGGTCGGCACAGCCGATCGACCCCATTCTGCTCGCCGCTTTCAATGCTGGCGACCATATCGGCGCATTGCGCGAGAGCAACAAGGCGGAAAGCCTGACACGCGTTCTCTACCCTGCGGATGCAACGCCGGCGGGCCAGGAACTGCGCCTGCGGCAGGAGTTCTTCTTCTCCTCCGCCTCGTTGCAGGACATTCTGCGCCGTCATCTGCAGCAATATCCTGATTTCACTTCGCTGCCGGACAAGGTTTCGATCCAGCTCAACGATACGCATCCGGCCATTTCCATCTGCGAAATGATGCGCCTGCTCTGCGATGTGCATGGCCTTGAATTCGACGAGGCCTGGAAGATCACACAGGGGACTTTCTCCTACACCAACCACACGCTTCTGCCGGAAGCACTGGAAAGCTGGCCGGTGCCGCTGCTCGAGCGTCTTCTGCCAAGACATATGCAGATCGTCTATGCGATCAACGCCAATACGCTGGTCTATGCCCGCAAGGAAAAGAAGATGGCGGATCAGCAGATCCGTTCGATCTCTCTCATTGATGAAGGCGGCGAACGCCGCGTGCGCATGGGCAACCTCGCCTTCATCGGCTCGCATTCGATCAACGGCGTTTCCGCCCTTCATACCGAACTGATGAAGGAAACGGTCTTTGCCGACCTGCACGGCCTTTACCCTGAGCGTATCAACAACAAGACCAACGGCATCACGCCACGCCGCTGGCTGATGCAATGCAATCCGGGCTTGACGGGGCTGGTGCGCGAAGCGATCGGCGACGACTTCCTCGACGATGCGGAAAAACTCACCGCGCTTGACCGCTTTGCCGACGATGCCGGTTTCCGCGAAAAATTCGCCGAAGTGAAGCGTCTGAACAAGGTGCGGCTTGCCAATACGGTGGCGCAGCGCATGGGCATCCGCGTCGATCCTTCGGCCATGTTCGACATCCAGATCAAGCGCATCCACGAATATAAGCGTCAGCTTCTGAACCTTATCGAAACGGTGGCGCTTTACGACCAGATCCGTTCCCACCCGGAACTGGAATGGGTACCGCGCGTTAAGTTCTTCGCAGGCAAGGCGGCGCCGAGTTATCACAACGCGAAGCTGATCATCAAGCTTGCCAATGATATTGCCAGGGTCATCAACAACGATCCGGCCGTGCGCGGGCTTCTGAAAGTGGTGTTTATTCCAAACTATAACGTCTCGCTTGCGGAAATCATGGTTCCCGCCGCCGATCTCTCGGAACAGATCTCGACCGCCGGCATGGAAGCGTCGGGCACGGGCAACATGAAATTCGCGCTGAACGGCGCGCTCACCATCGGAACGCTCGATGGCGCAAATGTCGAAATGCTCGAACATGTCGGCAGTGACAACATCGTCATCTTCGGCATGACGGCGGAAGAAGTCGCAAACGCGCGTGCCGAAGGTCACAATCCCCGTGCGATCATCGAACAATCCACGGAATTGTCGCAGGCGCTGTCGTCCATTGCGTCAGGCGTGTTCTCGCCCGATGACCGCTCGCGTTTTGCCGGCCTCATCGACGGTATATACAATAGCGACTGGTTCATGGTCGCCGCCGATTTCGACGCCTATGCCGACGCGCAGCGCAAGGTGGATGCGATCTGGAGCGATCAGGATAGCTGGAACACCAAGACAGTGCGCAACACGGCGCGTATGGGCTGGTTCTCGTCCGACAGGACGATCCGGCAATATGCCACCGAGATCTGGAGAGCCTGA